The Synergistales bacterium genomic sequence CGCCTCCTCGGGCCCTATATCGTAGTGGGCGTACTCCTGAAGGCTGCCGTCCCGGACACCGAAGACCTTGAGCCGCAAATAGTTGGCATCGCCTGTCTCCCGGGTGGTGTACAGGCAGCACTCGTCCCTGCCGTCCCCGTTGAGGTCGGCCACGGCGAGCGCGTCGCGCAGCCAGTCGGTGTATTCGCCCCAATCCTTGCCAATCTCCACATAGCCGCCGGCCCAGACCCGGTGGGTGATATCCCAGGCGATCTCTCCGTTGCTCCCCACGGAGAGATCCAGGATCTGGAGCCTGGTCTTGCAGTAGTTGTCGCCACGGCTGTGGGCGACGAAGAGCTCGTCGCTCCCGTCGCGGTCGCTGTCGCCGCCGGCAACGGCGATCGTATCGTACTTCCTGCTCCAGTCGGCCACATAGTGGCTGTCTGTGCAGGGGGTGACGGTCAGATCCTCTGCCACCCTGAAGGCCCGCAGTCGCATCGTTCCGTCGTTGTCCAGGGTGGCGGTCACCAGCTCCTTCCGGCCGTCGCCGTTGAAGTCCAGTGCGGCCAGATCGGCGTAGGGGTAGTCGCCGTCCAGTTCGACGATGCCATCCCTGACCTTCTGCGACGAGCTCGCGCCGTCGGCCGTGACGAGAGCACATTCGCCCTTGCTGGGGAAGACCGCCGCGTAGTCGGAGGTATCGTCGCCGGTCCAGTCGGCGGCGAGGATGTCGTAGGCATGGGAGTGGAAGCCTTCGGCCCCCGGGTCGGTGCCCGGTGAAGTGCCGACGGTGTAGGTGCGCTTCTCCGAAAAGCGGGTGGAGCCCCGGACATCCGCGCTGTAGAGCTTGAGCTGGAAGTTGTCGGTATCCAGGGGATACCCAGCCACGCACACCATCGACTGATGATCCCCGGTCATGCCGTAGGTGACGGCGGCGGTTTTGTTGATATACATCCCACCGAGCTCTTCGTCACTCCAGGGCATAGCGAGTGTTGCGCTGCCCACATCCGGTGAAATGTAGCCGAACTCATTGGCACCGGTATCTCCCGTACTCATGACGAGCAGGTCGAGGTTCTCCTGGACGGTGTGGTCCCGTGACAGGGGGTCGCCGGCAATGGCGGCCGGCGCCGGCTGGGCGAAGACCACCAGGCCGAGCAGCGCGACCGCCACCGCCATCATCATCATCGCCATCCGTGCCCGTTTCCCCTTGCTGTCGTGCATCGAGAGCCCTCCTTGTGTGAACCTGTGTTTCCGATCATTTGGATGGGTCTCTGTGTACCATATGTACACGTATATTGTCAAATAATTTTCCCTTTTTTGATATTTTGCTCAAGCAAATGATGTTCTCCCCGGAGAGGTTCCGCAACCATTGCTAAAGATGACCGGGGATCAGCATCCGGCCCAAGCCGGGATCCCTCGGAGCAGCAAAGGCAGACAGGGAGAAGCCCGACCGGGAAACACCTGCAGGGGCCGTCGCGGACCGGACAGAGGATAGAACCGTTACGGGAGGAAGGAACCCGCACAAGGCGGGAACCACGGGGTGGAAGATCGGACCGGGAATGCCCGGCGAAAGCCTTCGGGATCATGCACAGGCTTCCAATGGCTTGACCGGGGAACGCAGCAACGCCGATCAGGTTCGGGGGAGGTCCCGCTCTATCTCGGCACGGACCAGGTGGAACTGGTGCTTGAGCTGTCCCAGGCGATCACCTGCGGAACCGAGGTCACCGGCCTTTCCGTCCTGTTCCAGCTCGGAGGCGATGCGCCGGACATACTCGGCGCCGACAGCGGAGGCAGCCCCTTTCAGGGAATGGGCGTTCTCGTGGATACCTGCGGGATCCCCCGCCTCCAGGGAGACCTCGATGGCCTCGAGACGATTTGGAGCATCCTCCACAAAGGAGTATGCAATCTCCCGTACCATCTCGACGTCGCCCATCATCTCCTCCATCAGCTTGGCGCGGCCCCAGAGGGATTCCGTCGGCGCTTCGGTCTCGGTGGGCGCGGCAGCGGAGGCTGCCTCCTCCGGAGGGTCGCTCCCGCCGGGGAGCCATTGGTCCAGCATCGCCGCTACCGCCCCGGAGGTGATGGGCTTGGCGATGTAGTCGTTCATCCCCGCCTCCAGGCAGCGTTTCCTGTCTCCCTGCATGGCGTAGGCGGTCATCGCGATCACGGGGATATCGCCGCCCGGGGAGAGGCGGCGGATCCGCCGGGTGGTCTCCAATCCGTCCATACCGGGCATCTGTACATCCATCAAAACGATGTCGTAGGGAAGAGAAGCCAGGGCCTCCAGGGCTTCGGTGCCGCTTCCTACGGCGTCGGCCGACTGGCCGAGCTTCCGCAGCATACCCAGCGCCACCTGCTGGTTGGTGCTGTTGTCTTCAGCCACCAACACCCGCCCCTTCCGTTCCCGGAGACGGTTACGGAGAGTCCCGGCACCGGACCCGGCGGAACCCGGCTCCCTTCTCCCGGGGCTTCCCACGCCCACAGCCGCCGTCAACTGATCCCGGAGAACACGACATCGCACGGGTTTGGCGAGGACCGCCTCCGCTCCCGGCGGAGTGACCCGATTCGGTTCGCCGCTGCCGCCAAGGCCGGTCATGAAAAGCAGTCGCGGTCCGTCGTCACCCCGCCACCGTTCCCAATCCATTCCCGGCATCTGCATATCCACCAAGGCGACACGGAAGGGGTCTGCCTCCCTTCGGCCGTCCTCCAGTGCCTGCGCCGCTTCGTTTCCGTCACCGGCCTCGGCAACACGCAGACCCCAGGCGACGGCCTGCTCCCGAAGAACCGCCCGGTTGGCGGCGTTGTCGTCGACGATCAGCAGACGCAGTCCCTGCAGCGTTCCCGGAGGAGCTGGATGCGCAACGTCCTCCTCTTTGGCCAGGCGGAGGGTGGCCCAGAACGTCGACCCCTCGCCGGGGGTGCTTTCGGCACCGATATCGCCACCCATCATCTCCGCAAGACGCTTGCAGATGGCCAGTCCCAGCCCCGAGCCCTCGCTTTTCCTCGTCGTCGAGGAGTCCGCCTGGGTGAACTCCTCGAAAAGGTGTTCCTGCTGCTCCTCGGGGATACCCACTCCGGTGTCGCGGACCTGGCAGTAGAGCAGGCACTCTTCCCGCGTCTCCCGCAGGGCCGAGAGCGAGACCTCCACCTCGCCGACGTCGGTAAACTTGACGGCATTGCCCAGGAGGTTGGTCAGGATCTGCCGAAGCCGCCCCGGATCGCCCCGCAGAGAGGTCGGGGTGCCCGGACGCACCGCGCTGATCAGTTCCAGTCCCTTCTTCTGGGCCTTCAGCGCCAGGGACATGACGCAATCATCCAGGATGTCCTGCAGATCAAAGGGCACCAGCTCAAGATCCAGCTTGCCCGCTTCAATCTTGGAAAAATCCAGGATATCATTGATAAGATGCAGCAGCGACTCGCCGCTGGCCCGCACGATCCCGGCGTAACGCCGCTGTTCGTCTGTAAGCTCCGTGTCCAGCAGCAATCCCGTCATACCGATGACGCCGTTCATGGGGGTGCGGATCTCGTGGCTCATGGTAGCCAGGAAGTCGCTTTTCGCCCTGTTGGCGGCATGTGCCCGTTCCCGGCTCTCCCGGAGGGAGGCCTCCAGCTCCTTCCGTTCGGTGATATCGTGCATGGCGACAACCGCACCGATGATCCTCCCCCGCTCATCGGTAAGGGCCCGGCCGTTACAGACCAGCGAGCGCGCCTCTCCGTCCCGGGGAGCCACCACGATCTCGCGGTTGTGCACCTGCTCTCCCTGCAGGGCCCTGTAGAGAGGGATCTCCTCTGTAGACAGCAACCGGACACCGTCTTCGTCGCACAGGTCGAAGTGGTCGGCCCACGCCTCCGGCGGGATGGGCTCCTCCCGGACACGGTGCAGACGTCGGGCCGCCTCGTTGAACCGGACGATCCGGCCCTCGCCGTCGCAGATGATCAGCGCCTCTTCGATGCTGTCGAAGACCCCGGAGAGAAAGGTCCGTTCGTTCCGCAGCGCCTCCTCGGCTTTCTTTCGATCGGCGATGTCGCGATAGAGTTCCAGCGCCCGTCTCAGGGTCTCCGCCAAAACGAACCCCCCGGCGCTCTCTGGCACATAGCCGTAGTGAGGAATCCGGCGGGCCCTTTCCAGAGCCGCAGGTTCCGTGTGGGCGGTAAAAAAAACCACAGGGAGCTCCCTCTCGCCGAGAAGAGCCTCCGCCGCTTCCACCCCATCCGGATCACCGCCCAGGTGGATCAGCACAATGTCTATGGTCTGCGCCCGCACCGTTTCCACCGCCCGGTCGGTACGGGCGGCGGTGATCACATCGAATCCCTGCTCCCGGAGCAACCCGACCGCATCCACCGTCACGGCAGGTTCAACGTTCAAATACAACACCCGTTTCCCTTCGACCATGAGGGCCTCCTCCGTTCTCACCGCTATGCGAGCGCAATGTGATAGGAATGCTTTCTAGCAGAAAAGTATTTTTTATCATAAAGGATCGTCTGCGGCAAAGCAATAGGAGGGGAATGGACTTTTCATTCTACCGTCGCCGGGAAGGCGAGTTCGGGAGAGGAGCTCCCTCAGAAGCCCGTCTATGGTCTATGGTCTTTGACCTTTAACGCACTCCGTTATAGAATGCAGTCATGATCAAATCCTGTGCGGATCGGGAGACACGAAGGCTCTTTGAGCGTCAGGGATCACGCAGGCTTCCTGAGGACATTCAGAGGATTGCGCTGCGGAAACTGCGGATGATCAATAACGCCACCGACAGAAAGGACCTGCGTGTCCCACCCGGGAATCGGCTTGAAAGGCTTTCGGGGAACCGCGCAGGAATGCAAAGCATACGCATCAACAATCAGTGGCGGATTTGCTTTCGCTGGGAGAATGGACATGCCTTCGACGTAGAAATCTGCGATTACCACTAAGATAAAGGAAGTGAAAGCCATGACCGAAGACAGGCTGGCTCCGGTCCACCCGGGGGAGGTGCTGCTTGAGGAATTCCTCAAGCCCATGAAGCTCAGCCAGAACAGGCTGGCCTTACAGATCGGCGTTCCTCCCAGGCGCATCAACGAGATTGTCCTCGGGAAACGCCGGATAACGGCGGAGACAGCACTCAGGCTGGCCCGGCACTTCGGCACCTCTCCGCAGTTCTGGCTTGGCCTCCAGGCCGACTACGACCTGGACATCGCCTCGGACAAGCTGGGAGACAGGTTGGAGCGGGAAGTGCAGATACACAGAGGATAGTCGGTCCCAAAAGATATCGCAACGAGGGAGGCTCCCGCCCTGAGGGACGGGAGCCTGATGTACGGGCCCTGTGGAGAGGGGCGCCTTCCGTTACTTCCCTTCCATCATGGCGGCCACGTCGCTGTCCACATCGGAGATGGGCTTGATGTCGAACTTGTCCACCAGCACGTTGAGGACGTTGGGCGAGACGAAGGCCGGCAGGGTGGGCCCGAGCCGGATGCCCTGCACACCCAGGTGGAGCAGCGCCAGGAGAACGGCCACGGCCTTCTGCTCGTACCAGGCGATATCGAAGGAGAGCGGCAGCTGGTTGATGTCGTCCAGGCCGAAGGCCTCCTTCAGCTTCAGGGCGATCACGGCCAGGGAGTAGGAGTCGTTGCACTGCCCGGCGTCGAGCACCCTGGGGATGCCCCCGATGTCGCCGAGATCCAGCTTGTTGTAGCGGTACTTGGCGCAGCCGGCGGTGAGGATCACCGTCTCCTCCGGCAGGGCCTTGGCTACCTCCGTGTAGTAGTCGCGGGTTTTGTGGCGGCCGTCGCAGCCCGCCATGACGACGAAGCGCTTGATGGCGCCGCTCTTGACGGCCTCCACCACCTTGTCGGCCAGTGCGGTTACCTGGGCATGGGCGAAACCGCCGGTGATGGTACCCGTCTCGATCTCCTGCGGCGGCTCGCACTGCCTGGCCTGTTCGATGAGCGCCGAGAAGTCCTTGGGCTTGCCGTCCTCCCTGTCGGGGATGTGGGTTGCGCCGGGGTAGCCCACCATGCCCGTGGTGTAGAGCCGGTCCAGGTAGGTGCTGCTCTTCTTGAGGGGCACCAGGCAGTTGGTGGTGAGCAGGATGGGCCCGTTGAAACTCTCGAACTCCTCCAGCTGCTTCCACCAGGAGCTGCCGTAGTTGCCCACGAAGTGGCCGTACTTCTTGAAGGCCGGGTAGTAGTTGGCGGGCAGCATCTCGCTGTGGGTGTAGACGTCAACGCCGGTGCCCTCGGTCTGCTTCAGCAGATCCTCCATGTCGCGCATGTCGTGCCCGCTGATGAGGATGGCCGGATTGTTGCGCACGCCGATATTGACGCTGGTGATCTCCGGGTTGCCGTAGGTGGAGGTGTGGGCCTCGTCGAGGAGCGCCATGGTCTTCACGGCGTACTCGCCGGCCTTCATGACCTCCGCCACCATCTCGTCGACGGAGAGGTTCTTGGTGGTCGAGGCCAGGGCCTCCATGAGAAAGTCGTAGATGGCCTTGTCCTCGTAGCCCAGGACGGCGGCGTGGTCGGCGTAGGCGGCGATGCCCTTGGTGCCGATGGTCAGCAGCTCCCGCAGCGAGCGGGCGTCCTCATCCTTCGTGGAGAGCACCCCCACCTCTTTGGCCTTCTCTTCCAGCTCTTCCTCCGAGGCAGGCTTCCAGTTGGCTTCCTCGGGGAGCTCCCCGATCTCCGCGCCCTGTTCGCGGGCGGCGCGTTCCACCCGTTCCCGCACGCCGTCGCGCCTGGCGAGCGCCTCGTGGACCATCGCCACGAAGCGGTCGTCGTCCCAGTTGGCGTTGGTGATGGTGGAAAAGAGCCCCCTGGCCACGTAGAGCCCGTTGGAGGCATCCTCCACCCCGAGTTCCTTTGCCTTCTCCTCCCACACAGAGATGCCCTTGAGGGCATAGATCAGCAGATCCTGCAGATTGGCGGTGCGCTCCTGCTTGCCGCAGGCGCCCCTGACGGTGCAGCCCTTGTTCTGGATGGTCTCCTGACACTGAAAACAAAACATAGGTTCTTCCTCCTTCATTCGGTTCCTGGTTGTATTGTACCGCAACATCTCGTTCTCAGGGAAATGCAACACCCTGATTTCATGCGCCGAATCACCCTCCATGACGACCGGGAGCGCGGTTACAGGATCCTGCTCGCTTCGGTGGGCCTGGGCGCCTTGACGACCAGCACCCGAAAGAGGCTGTCGCCTTCGTTGCTCCAGCAGTGGACGATCCCCGCGGGGCTCTCCACCAGACTGTCGGCGGCGACCTCCTGTTTCTCTTCCCCGATGGTGCAGATGCCTGTCCCTTGGAGGACATAGAAAAAGACGTTCACCGGCGTGATGTGGGGTTTCAGCGACTCCCCCGGCTGGAGGGCGATGTGTACGGCCTGGGCCTCTTCGCTGTCGTAGAGCTTGCGGACGTCCACCTTATGGGGGGTATCCCCCTGTTGGGCTTCCCGAACTGGATGTATCTTCATCTGTTCCACCTCCATAGAATGCTCCTCTATAGGTTCTGCAGCGCCGCGACACCGACGTCGGCGTTGCGATCGCCGAACCGCTCAGGCAATGCCTCCGTGATCTCCCGGTGGCTCTGCCCCTTGCCGGAGCGCTCCTTGATGAAGCGGTAGGCACCGAAAAGCGGCGAGGGACCGATCTGTGAAAATGATGACAGAGCTTGGGGAGGTGCGCATTGATATAGATCAAGTTCCGGCGGCACATCCCTCGGGATGTGCGGTTCGGCGGTCGAAAGGGCATACTCCGCCTGTCGGCTGGACCGCAACAGGGGAGATCCATACCTTCCGCGGATAGCCAGCACTGGGCAGAAAAAAACGCAGAGGCGGCAACCGGAGTCGCCGCCTCTGCGTTATGTGTGTTTGGGGCCGTTCAGCACGGTCAGCGTCTCTTCACGCCAATCACGAGAGCGAAGAACGCGAGCAGCAGGAGGGACGAAAACGGCCCGGTGGCCCCGACGCTACAGCCGCCTTCACTGCTGGTGCCGACGGAGAAGGATTCGGCCACCTCGGCGTGTTCGTGGGGGGAGTCATCGATGATCATGGTGACCACATGGGTCCCCGACCGTTCGGGGAAGTACCGGACTTCCTCGGTCCGGGTCTCCCCCGGGCCGATCCCGGGGATATACCTGTGGGCGACGATCCCGCCTCTGTCGCCGGGACTGCCGTCGTAGAAGGCAACAAAGACGTTGGTTGCGCTCTCGGCGGTGGGGTTGTGGATCTCCGCCTCCACGGTGACTGCCTCGCCCTCCGCAACCTGGTCCGGCGAGACGTCCAGTTCTCCGTCCAGTTCGTAGAGGGCGCTACGGCTCCCTCCGGGGTTACCCGAACCATCGGTGACGTAGACCTCGAACCATCCTTGGTTGTCGCTGTATCTGTCGCCGTTGTCGTGGTTTGCGATCTCCGTGATGTCGTCGGAGGGATCCGCC encodes the following:
- a CDS encoding response regulator, which codes for MVEGKRVLYLNVEPAVTVDAVGLLREQGFDVITAARTDRAVETVRAQTIDIVLIHLGGDPDGVEAAEALLGERELPVVFFTAHTEPAALERARRIPHYGYVPESAGGFVLAETLRRALELYRDIADRKKAEEALRNERTFLSGVFDSIEEALIICDGEGRIVRFNEAARRLHRVREEPIPPEAWADHFDLCDEDGVRLLSTEEIPLYRALQGEQVHNREIVVAPRDGEARSLVCNGRALTDERGRIIGAVVAMHDITERKELEASLRESRERAHAANRAKSDFLATMSHEIRTPMNGVIGMTGLLLDTELTDEQRRYAGIVRASGESLLHLINDILDFSKIEAGKLDLELVPFDLQDILDDCVMSLALKAQKKGLELISAVRPGTPTSLRGDPGRLRQILTNLLGNAVKFTDVGEVEVSLSALRETREECLLYCQVRDTGVGIPEEQQEHLFEEFTQADSSTTRKSEGSGLGLAICKRLAEMMGGDIGAESTPGEGSTFWATLRLAKEEDVAHPAPPGTLQGLRLLIVDDNAANRAVLREQAVAWGLRVAEAGDGNEAAQALEDGRREADPFRVALVDMQMPGMDWERWRGDDGPRLLFMTGLGGSGEPNRVTPPGAEAVLAKPVRCRVLRDQLTAAVGVGSPGRREPGSAGSGAGTLRNRLRERKGRVLVAEDNSTNQQVALGMLRKLGQSADAVGSGTEALEALASLPYDIVLMDVQMPGMDGLETTRRIRRLSPGGDIPVIAMTAYAMQGDRKRCLEAGMNDYIAKPITSGAVAAMLDQWLPGGSDPPEEAASAAAPTETEAPTESLWGRAKLMEEMMGDVEMVREIAYSFVEDAPNRLEAIEVSLEAGDPAGIHENAHSLKGAASAVGAEYVRRIASELEQDGKAGDLGSAGDRLGQLKHQFHLVRAEIERDLPRT
- a CDS encoding type II toxin-antitoxin system RelE/ParE family toxin; the protein is MIKSCADRETRRLFERQGSRRLPEDIQRIALRKLRMINNATDRKDLRVPPGNRLERLSGNRAGMQSIRINNQWRICFRWENGHAFDVEICDYH
- a CDS encoding HigA family addiction module antidote protein; translated protein: MTEDRLAPVHPGEVLLEEFLKPMKLSQNRLALQIGVPPRRINEIVLGKRRITAETALRLARHFGTSPQFWLGLQADYDLDIASDKLGDRLEREVQIHRG
- the hcp gene encoding hydroxylamine reductase, with product MKEEEPMFCFQCQETIQNKGCTVRGACGKQERTANLQDLLIYALKGISVWEEKAKELGVEDASNGLYVARGLFSTITNANWDDDRFVAMVHEALARRDGVRERVERAAREQGAEIGELPEEANWKPASEEELEEKAKEVGVLSTKDEDARSLRELLTIGTKGIAAYADHAAVLGYEDKAIYDFLMEALASTTKNLSVDEMVAEVMKAGEYAVKTMALLDEAHTSTYGNPEITSVNIGVRNNPAILISGHDMRDMEDLLKQTEGTGVDVYTHSEMLPANYYPAFKKYGHFVGNYGSSWWKQLEEFESFNGPILLTTNCLVPLKKSSTYLDRLYTTGMVGYPGATHIPDREDGKPKDFSALIEQARQCEPPQEIETGTITGGFAHAQVTALADKVVEAVKSGAIKRFVVMAGCDGRHKTRDYYTEVAKALPEETVILTAGCAKYRYNKLDLGDIGGIPRVLDAGQCNDSYSLAVIALKLKEAFGLDDINQLPLSFDIAWYEQKAVAVLLALLHLGVQGIRLGPTLPAFVSPNVLNVLVDKFDIKPISDVDSDVAAMMEGK
- a CDS encoding cupin domain-containing protein → MKIHPVREAQQGDTPHKVDVRKLYDSEEAQAVHIALQPGESLKPHITPVNVFFYVLQGTGICTIGEEKQEVAADSLVESPAGIVHCWSNEGDSLFRVLVVKAPRPTEASRIL